The DNA region CCTCGGCAACGGCCCGGCGGCACGGAGCGGTGTGGATATACCGCCCCGGTTTTAGGGAGGGAACCCTGACGGCCTTGAAAGGCCGTATTCAACTGTCTCACGCAGCCCTTATGGGGCTGGCGGCTGGTCGGAACGGCGAAGGCCCGCTCTTTCGAGGACCCAGACCATTGGGCACCAGTTCGTAAAACCCGACTGAAGCAGGTTGGCGCCCACAAACCCCGTGAAAATGAGCCAGTAGCGCGAATGGAACGCCCCGAGAAGGGCGCTGGCAAGGACAAAGAACCCCGCTATTGTGCGTAAAGCTCTCTCAACAGTCACGGTGCTTGCCACTCCGCGCACGCAGTTCAGGAGTTTGCCGACAACTGACAGGGGGAGAGCAGTTTTCGTGCCAAAAAGTGGCTTAAGGTCAACCTACTC from Candidatus Hydrogenedentota bacterium includes:
- a CDS encoding DUF2892 domain-containing protein; this encodes MTVERALRTIAGFFVLASALLGAFHSRYWLIFTGFVGANLLQSGFTNWCPMVWVLERAGLRRSDQPPAP